From a single Rhodococcus qingshengii JCM 15477 genomic region:
- a CDS encoding helix-turn-helix domain-containing protein — MPSNETDTAQTPQKLVAVALKRERARAGLSLSEVARRADIAKSTLSQLESGLGNPSLETLWALGNALGVPFSQLVDSQAQTVQLIRAGEGPAIASANASYIATLLAPSPPNARRDLYRVVAEPGEPRISTPHARGTTEHVVIGTGRAEVGPTANPIELGPGDYLAYPGDEEHIFRALEPGTTAILVSEHT; from the coding sequence ATGCCCAGTAATGAAACGGATACAGCGCAGACTCCTCAGAAACTGGTCGCCGTCGCACTCAAACGCGAACGTGCCCGAGCAGGCTTGAGCCTTTCGGAGGTCGCCCGGCGCGCCGATATCGCCAAGTCCACACTCTCCCAACTCGAATCCGGACTCGGAAATCCGAGCCTCGAAACTCTGTGGGCACTCGGAAACGCATTGGGTGTGCCGTTCTCACAACTCGTCGACTCTCAGGCACAGACCGTTCAGTTGATTCGAGCCGGAGAAGGTCCCGCGATTGCGTCGGCAAACGCGTCGTACATCGCGACGCTCTTGGCGCCGAGCCCACCGAACGCACGACGCGATCTGTATCGGGTAGTCGCCGAACCGGGCGAGCCGCGTATTTCCACTCCGCATGCACGCGGCACCACCGAACACGTCGTGATCGGCACCGGACGGGCGGAGGTCGGGCCCACTGCAAATCCGATCGAACTCGGACCGGGCGATTATCTTGCTTATCCCGGCGACGAGGAGCACATCTTTCGGGCGCTCGAACCAGGGACGACAGCGATCTTGGTGTCGGAACACACCTGA
- a CDS encoding VOC family protein: MSGSSISSILLSSTDPERLRDWYAEAFAPKVDRTPGEPGYDVLDFNGFYVMLDRRDDVGETNPQPGRMFLNVETDDARSIAQRIDTLGGNWHAPLEDRGGSLFATAIDPDGNYVQIIEFSEEARAEMESGMTDSQTT; encoded by the coding sequence ATGTCCGGATCCAGCATCAGCAGCATTTTGCTCTCGAGCACCGACCCCGAACGCTTGCGCGACTGGTACGCCGAGGCGTTCGCCCCGAAGGTCGACCGGACTCCCGGCGAACCCGGCTACGACGTGCTCGACTTCAACGGTTTCTACGTGATGCTCGACAGACGCGACGACGTCGGCGAGACCAACCCCCAGCCGGGTCGCATGTTCCTCAACGTCGAAACCGACGACGCCCGGTCGATCGCACAGCGCATCGATACGCTCGGCGGAAACTGGCACGCTCCACTCGAAGACCGCGGGGGCAGTTTGTTCGCCACTGCGATCGACCCCGACGGAAACTACGTTCAGATCATCGAGTTCAGCGAGGAAGCCAGGGCCGAGATGGAATCCGGAATGACGGATTCCCAAACCACCTAG
- a CDS encoding VOC family protein — translation MLTDTKAFSGFSVTDIDSAKKFYGETLGLKVTDGDMGLIRLHLAGGTEILVYPKPNHEAATYTILNFVVDDIDTTVDQLTARGVEFLKYDGFPQDERGIMRGNGPDIAWFTDPAGNVLSVIKES, via the coding sequence ATGCTTACAGACACGAAAGCATTCAGCGGATTTTCGGTGACAGACATCGACTCTGCAAAGAAGTTCTACGGCGAAACACTCGGGTTGAAGGTAACCGACGGAGACATGGGACTGATTCGCCTACATCTTGCCGGCGGAACCGAGATCCTCGTTTATCCGAAGCCGAATCACGAAGCGGCGACCTACACAATTCTCAACTTCGTCGTCGACGACATCGACACAACCGTCGACCAACTGACCGCACGTGGCGTGGAGTTTCTCAAATACGACGGATTCCCCCAGGATGAGCGAGGCATCATGCGTGGCAACGGCCCCGACATCGCGTGGTTCACCGATCCCGCCGGCAATGTTCTGTCGGTGATCAAGGAGTCCTGA